The DNA window CCACGAGAAAGGTGGCGCTGAAAGTGCTGTCCTTGTTTTCCGTCACGTATCTAACGAATTCACCTGTTTTCCAGTTTTCCAGGGCTTCGTAAGCAGACGATAGTCCGTCGACCATACCCCTGGAAAGGGCGTCATAGACTTCCGTCATGGGCATGGCAACGGGTACACCACCCAGTGCCCTCATGTAGTTGGCATTATTCCCTGCTGTCCGCATCTTCATGCCTTTAAGATCTTCCAGCGTGTTGACCGGTTTCTTCAAGGTACAGAGCCAGCCGGGCCCCATCTCATGGAGCCAGAGCACCTTGACGGTCTCCAGTTCCTTTGGTTTGAATTTTTCGTAATATTCATTGGCAATCCTCGTGGCCACTGTGGAGTTGGGCCATCCGAGTGGCAGATCCAATACTTCGCTCAGAGGAAACCGTCCCATGGTATTGCCCAGAATGTGCATACCTACTTCGGCGATTCCTTTGACCACAGCGTCGTATTGCTGCGGCATGGAGGCCAGAGTGGCATTGGGATAATACTTCAGCTTGATCCGCCCATTGGTTCGCTTTTCCAGATCTTTGCCCCAATTTTCCAAGGCCTTTGACACCAGGGATTCGGCCTGCAAAGGATTAGTCAGCCTGAGGGCGTAAACTGGTTCCGCAGCCAACGTTTGAGAGGGTATCCAGT is part of the Deltaproteobacteria bacterium genome and encodes:
- a CDS encoding TRAP transporter substrate-binding protein, encoding MKKVERISKFWIWVVLSVLLALGYWIPSQTLAAEPVYALRLTNPLQAESLVSKALENWGKDLEKRTNGRIKLKYYPNATLASMPQQYDAVVKGIAEVGMHILGNTMGRFPLSEVLDLPLGWPNSTVATRIANEYYEKFKPKELETVKVLWLHEMGPGWLCTLKKPVNTLEDLKGMKMRTAGNNANYMRALGGVPVAMPMTEVYDALSRGMVDGLSSAYEALENWKTGEFVRYVTENKDSTFSATFLVAMNKKYWEALPKDIQTVIDQMSKEQVEKFGKAWDEAYRSGKDFVTKRGTKIITLSKEEEVRWVEKGAKPIVESYVTRMKEKGLPGEEAVKFVQERLKAIRK